A genomic stretch from Argiope bruennichi chromosome 2, qqArgBrue1.1, whole genome shotgun sequence includes:
- the LOC129962257 gene encoding gephyrin-like, with protein sequence MASEISGYSVGVLVVSDTASKGEKQDFSGDNLVNILKTKKYFPVLSVEQHCVADEFSEIKEVLEVWSDKKNIDLILTVGGTGFTPRDITPEVTKAVIEREAPHLASRMVLGCCEKSKFSVLSRSVCGMRGQSLILNLPGSVKGSTECFDMIASVLPHALDQLKGRTKRVASLHTEIQKN encoded by the coding sequence ATGGCCAGCGAGATAAGCGGTTACAGTGTTGGAGTTCTTGTTGTCAGTGATACTGCCAGCAAAGGAGAAAAACAAGATTTTAGTGGTGATAATTTAgttaacattttgaaaacaaagaaatattttcctgttCTTTCAGTTGAACAGCACTGTGTAGCGGATGAATTTTCCGAAATAAAAGAAGTCCTTGAAGTATGGagtgataagaaaaatattgatctAATATTGACAGTAGGTGGTACAGGATTCACACCTAGAGATATTACACCTGAAGTAACTAAAGCAGTTATTGAGAGAGAGGCACCACATTTGGCATCTCGAATGGTTCTAGGATGCtgtgaaaaatcaaaattttcagttttatcaagAAGTGTATGTGGAATGCGAGGCCAGAGTTTGATATTGAATCTTCCTGGTAGTGTTAAAGGATCTACAGAATGTTTTGATATGATTGCATCTGTTCTACCTCATGCTCTTGATCAGTTAAAAGGTCGAACAAAACGTGTAGCTTCTCTTCATACTGAAATTCAAAAGAACTga